CTCGCTATGATTACCCTGGTTTGTTCCTTGCAGGCGGACAAACCCGTTCTAATGCTACGGTACAGTTTGTGAAAGCCGTTCAAGCAGAAATCAAGCGTTTGCAAGCAGAACCTGTGACGCCGCAAGAATTAGCTTTTGCAAAAGAATCGACTCTTAATTCTTTTGTCTTTAATTTTGAAGACCCCAGTCAAACGCTGTCGCGTCTTATGCGGTATGAATATTACGGCTATCCATCTGATTTCCTGTTCCGCTATCAAAAAGCGGTAGCTGCAACCACAGCTGCTGACGTACTGCGGGTTGCTAAGAAATACCTCAAACCTGAGAATTTGGTTACTTTAGTCGTTGGAAATCAAACGGCTATCAAGCCACCTTTGACTCAGTTATCAGCAGAGGTGACACCGATAGATGTCACTATTCCCGGTTCGCCACGACCTCAAGCAGCTGTGAAACAATAGTCATATCAAAAATGTTTACAACAGATCCATGAGTAGGGGCGCAAGGCCTTGCGCCCCTACAAATTTATAGATAAGACTACTCCCATACTTTTAAAGACAAAACTCCTGAGTTTATGTCAATACTGCTCTCCTAAGCCAGAACAGAAACCCGGTTTCTCAAAGAAACCGGGTTTCTCATAGCGCGAACAACTCTTAACTGAGTAGTATTGAGAATACTATCCTGTTTGTACTTAATTTTTTATTTCTCATAGGTAAGAAAAGTAGGAAAAATCATAAAATTTTTCATCAAAATGAAGACATAAAACCTTGATTTTCGTCTATTCAAGCTAGTAAAAAGGCTTGATTTTATAATTTGATACTTACAGAATAAAAGCATGATTAAACAGTAAGTTTAATCAAAGAAACACTTAGTTAATTACCTCAAGGGAAAAATGGCTAATATCAAAATATCTGAATTGCGTCCTGCTGGTTCTGAGTTGTTTCAAGATTCTGAAAGTTTTTTGAACGAGCTCAACGAGCGCGAAATGGCTGGTTTAGAAGGTGGTGGATACTGGTTCGTAAGTAATGGCTCTGTCGGTGTCTCCATCACTGCTCAAACAGTAGTTGGCAACACTGTTAATGCCAATACTGGAGGCAACGTTAATACAGTCATTCTTTTGTAATATCTAATAACTGAGTTCTCTAAAACTGAGTTATTTTTAACAGTCTACTCAATCATGAACTACAAGGAGAAAACAAAATGGCTAGCATCAAAATTGTTGAATTGCGTCCTGCTGGTTCTGAATTATTCCAAGATTCTGAGAGCTTCTTAAACGAGCTTAACGAGCGCGATATGCTTGGTTTAGAAGGTGGATTTGCATTTAATGGTACTCTTGGTATCTCTATTACCGCACAAACTGTTGTGGGCAACACAGCTAATGCCAATACTTTCGGCAATGTAAACACAGTAATTGCCTACTAGAACTACATAACCCTCTCGTTATCAGTTGAAAAGCGAGATCCCCGACTTCTTAAAGAAGTCGGGGATCTGTAATGGAGATAGTGAATTTTCACAAGTCAAATAGAATTCTTATAGAATTTGAAAAAATCTCTATATTTAGATTTTCACAAATCTGACTACCAAGACCTAAATAAAGAAGTTGTGTCCCAAACAAAATCCAAAATATATTGTGTTAATTAACTGATTTTGATACTAATGATATTGATATTGGAATGAAATGACACGTTCCATTTAATAAAGTTAGTAAATTTGGAGTAAATTAATGTCTGCTATCAAAATTTCTGATTTGCGTCCTGCTGGTCATAAACTATTTGAAGATTCCGAGAACTATCTTCATGAACTGACAGAAAGTGAAATGATGGTTGTTGGAGGAAATAGATTGCGATCTATAGTCGTTGTTGAGCTTGATAATATCTCGGTTTTTGCTGCTACTGTTGTTACTGCTAACGCCAACACAATCAATGCAAATACAATAGGAAATACTAACTCATTTGTTGGAGGATAAGTAGCAATACCTTTGCCAAAATGCCCTCACTCTAGAAGAGTGGGGCTACACAAACAAATTCCGCCTACGGGGACTTTATTGTAGTCCATGTAGGTGGGTTTTGTTTGTATAGCTCCAGAATTCAATTCTGAGGGTAAGTATCCCAATTAAGATACTTCCAAAGTAAAGACATAAATCTAGAAATTATGTCTCAAAAATTAGACGATAAAAATTGACTGAAGGAAATTCAATCAACAATTATCTTTATAATAAGAAGTTAAGTAGCAAGTTGGCTCACATAATAAGGTTAGTAGCTCATCGTTTCTACGAAAAACTAAGTTATGACATTTTTATTAAGCCGTCAAAACGTTTTTAAATACTTAGCAGATCGCGGACTCTGCGATTCGGAAGATGAAGCCAAGAGTAAGGTTGAACTCAAATACGCCAAAAATTTCAACTTATTACTGAGTTTGTCAGAAAGTCGTAAAATTTTGGTGAAGCAAGAGCGTCGTGACCGAAAGGGAAAGACTGCTGGTGAATTTTTACGGGAATGGAGAATTCACTCATTCTTACAAGAATTTCCGGAATTGAGCCAAATAAGTGGCTGGGTTTCGGAGGTACTTCATTACGATGCAAGGGAGTCAATCATTGTTTTTAACTACTTGGTTGACTATCGTGATTTGATGGAGTTTTACACGAAAGAAAATATTTTTTCTACGGTCATTGCTGAAGAAATAGGCAAAATTCTAGGGAAAATTCATTGTCGCACGTTCAATCGACAAGAGTATCGAGACTTCTTAGCAACCTATGAAGACCTAAAAAACGACTCTATACCTAATGTGGTTAGTCATTTGGAGCGGATTACTCCAGAAATTTTTGGTTTAGTTCCTGCTGATGGGCTAAAGTTCTTTACTCTGTATCAACGTTACGATAGCTTGGGAACTGCGATCGCAGAACTGACTGCTGCTAGTTGTGTCAGTTGCTTGACCCACAATGACTTAAAGCTGAACAACATTTTATTGTCTAGCAGTTGGGAGCAAGCCCTTTTGAAAGCTGATTCACCAAACACAAGTATCTTGCGCCTGATTGATTGGGAACGTTCATGCTGGGGAGATCCAGCGTTTGACGTGGGTACGTTAATTGCTAGCTACCTGCAATTATGGCTAAACAGCTTGATTACTAGGAAAGAAATGAGCATAGACGAATCATTAAAGATGGCAACAACTCCATTAGAACAACTCCAGCCTTCTCTTGTTGCTTTGGTCAGTGCTTATTTCACTGAGTTTCCAGAAATATTGCAGCATCGTCCAGATTTCTTAAACAGAATTATACAATTTTCTGGTTTGGTCTTGATTCAGCAAATATTAGCAACAATTCAGTATCAAAAATCCTTTGGCAATACGGGTATTTGTATGCTTCAGGTTGCTAAAAGTTTATTATGCCGTCCACAAGCTTCCATTCCTACGATTTTTGGCATAGATGCATCACAACTTGTTGCTAAAACTTTAGTACCTATATAGATGGGAACAAAAAGTAAAGCGAATTCCACTGTCTTCTATTTCTTGAAAAATCGCACAGAGAAATCTCATGCAACTGTTGGATTCACATTTAAATCAATCAGAAGCTGCATCAGAACGATTACATCAGGAGCTGCAAGAGATCGTTCACAAGCTTAAAATCGAGTCAACTTTTCATATTAGCCACCCTGATTATAAACCTTTGGAATTGCCCAAAGAAGCCGTTGCCCGTTTTCAGCACTTACCAGAAGTTTTGCAAAACAAGTATTTGAGCTTACAAATAAGTTCTTTTCTTTACGGGATTTATTACAACGGTTCTCTAAAAGAGACTCTTGCGCTTGACAGTGAAGAGTCAAACGAGACATTGCATAAAAATCTAGAGAACAACACGTATCTGGGCATAGATTTGGAATTCTACGACCAATTACACTCTTTTAATCATGGTCAAGGCTTCTTGAGTTCTGGTTGGCGAGTGGTAAAACATGACAGTGATAGCAGCTTAGCAGTCAATAAGAATGGTTTAACAGTCTATGCTACTCGCGATCGCCATCTCACACCAGAACAGCAAACAGCTACTGTTGGGGATTTAATTGCCATTCGGATGCCCAAGAATATGGTGCAAAACGGATTTTACATGGCGGTTGGTAACGCAGGTCCTCAAAATCATCAGGATTGTGTGCGTGTTTACTTCAACTTAACACCTTCAGGTGCAACTGCTGTTATGAACAGCTTAACTGCCGAAATAAACGCTATATCAATACCCTTTAGTTTTAAAGCCTTATACAATCCGGACGATTACAAACGTCACGACTCAGCGGTTCTCTATTTTGACAAGAAGCACTATCAAGTCATCCAGTCAGTGCTGCAAAAGGTTTATGTCGAAAATCAGTTTTACTTTAATACACTTGGACCTTTGTTTACCAAGGTGCTAGCCCCAGGACTGACACTTGCTGAAGAACCAAGGTATAAGTTTGCCGAACAGGAAAGTTTTGGTATGAATCGCTGTCAAATGGTTGCTAATGGTTTGTTAGCGGCTTGGCAACAGGGAGATGACTCACCCGAAAACCGCATGACAGCTATTCGTCAAGAGTTTGCTCTGTACTCAATTGAAATGCAACGCCCATACCTCAATGCTAATTCTGAAGACATTTATACGCCATTACAATTATGAAAATTACTGACTTAAAAGGACAAACTGCGGCAGAACCGACACTAGTTGTACCGCAACATCCCTCGGTTAAAGGTCGATTTCCTGAAACCAATTTACCTTTTTACCGCAAACTAGGAAGAACAGACCTGACAGTCAGTTGTCTGGGATTGGGTGGTGGTGGACACATCTCTAGTGAGGATACAATGTACGCTTTTGAGCAAGGAATTAATTATTTCTTCTACTCTAGCGATTTACACCACTTTCTTTACAGTTCGATGGCTGATACGCTAAGGAAGCTGTGCGGACGGCGGTCTTCAGTAAGAGAAAAGGTGGTTTTAGCAACTGTAACTTACGTACTCAAAAGTCCAGATTCAGTATTATCTGCTTTACTGGATCAAATGGCAGATTTGCGAATGGATTATATTGATGTGTTCTTTTGGGGATGGATTGGTAGTAAAGATAATCAAGCGATGCAGGATTGCTTGGGTGTCTCTAACGACTTGCGAGGTCCAAACAGCGTATTTCAACGACAAATTGAGAGATGGTTCGGCACTTGCGAGCGGATGAAAAAAATGGGTATCGTTCGCTATATTGGTGCGTCTTTCCACGATCTAGACTTAGCACAACAGTGGATGCATAGTCCTTTATTGGATGTTGTCATGGTGCGACACAATGTTGCTCACCGTACAGCGCAAAAGAAGGTTTTTACTCATTTGGATGCTAACGATCCGCAGCGTCCCGGTATAGTCACCTTTAAGTCAGCAGGGATGATGGGTTCTCTCTGGGAACCACCTGCTGGGTTGCCAAGAGAATGC
This genomic interval from Scytonema hofmannii PCC 7110 contains the following:
- a CDS encoding phosphotransferase family protein → MTFLLSRQNVFKYLADRGLCDSEDEAKSKVELKYAKNFNLLLSLSESRKILVKQERRDRKGKTAGEFLREWRIHSFLQEFPELSQISGWVSEVLHYDARESIIVFNYLVDYRDLMEFYTKENIFSTVIAEEIGKILGKIHCRTFNRQEYRDFLATYEDLKNDSIPNVVSHLERITPEIFGLVPADGLKFFTLYQRYDSLGTAIAELTAASCVSCLTHNDLKLNNILLSSSWEQALLKADSPNTSILRLIDWERSCWGDPAFDVGTLIASYLQLWLNSLITRKEMSIDESLKMATTPLEQLQPSLVALVSAYFTEFPEILQHRPDFLNRIIQFSGLVLIQQILATIQYQKSFGNTGICMLQVAKSLLCRPQASIPTIFGIDASQLVAKTLVPI
- a CDS encoding T3SS effector HopA1 family protein; translation: MQLLDSHLNQSEAASERLHQELQEIVHKLKIESTFHISHPDYKPLELPKEAVARFQHLPEVLQNKYLSLQISSFLYGIYYNGSLKETLALDSEESNETLHKNLENNTYLGIDLEFYDQLHSFNHGQGFLSSGWRVVKHDSDSSLAVNKNGLTVYATRDRHLTPEQQTATVGDLIAIRMPKNMVQNGFYMAVGNAGPQNHQDCVRVYFNLTPSGATAVMNSLTAEINAISIPFSFKALYNPDDYKRHDSAVLYFDKKHYQVIQSVLQKVYVENQFYFNTLGPLFTKVLAPGLTLAEEPRYKFAEQESFGMNRCQMVANGLLAAWQQGDDSPENRMTAIRQEFALYSIEMQRPYLNANSEDIYTPLQL
- a CDS encoding aldo/keto reductase, which codes for MKITDLKGQTAAEPTLVVPQHPSVKGRFPETNLPFYRKLGRTDLTVSCLGLGGGGHISSEDTMYAFEQGINYFFYSSDLHHFLYSSMADTLRKLCGRRSSVREKVVLATVTYVLKSPDSVLSALLDQMADLRMDYIDVFFWGWIGSKDNQAMQDCLGVSNDLRGPNSVFQRQIERWFGTCERMKKMGIVRYIGASFHDLDLAQQWMHSPLLDVVMVRHNVAHRTAQKKVFTHLDANDPQRPGIVTFKSAGMMGSLWEPPAGLPRECWVPSVPDLYRYSLSQNSVDVALAGWRNRQEVDAALASIQKGKFTQQELDYLNLYGDLHRNHIKPNEIPTERLLVGSSR